The genomic segment GCCGGTGCCGGTGCAGACCACGTTCATGTCGACATCGGCCCGGACGTCCTCCTCGTACGGCAGGTCGAGGCGCGGCTCGCCGTCGATGACGCCGACGCTGATCGCCGACACCGACCGGTGCAGCACCTTGCCCGGCGAGGCAGCCAGGATGCGACGCTCCCCCATCCAGGCGATCGCGTCGGCGAGCGCCACGTACGCCCCGGTGATGGCGGCGGTGCGGGTGCCGCCGTCGGCCTGCAGCACGTCGCAGTCGAGCACGATCGAGTTCTCGCCGAGCGCCCTGAAGTCGAGGCAGGCGCGCAGGCTGCGGCCGATCAGCCGGCTGATCTCCTGGGTCCGCCCGCCGATGCGGCCCTTGACGCTCTCCCGGTCACCGCGGGTGTTCGTCGACCGGGGCAGCATCGCGT from the Actinocatenispora thailandica genome contains:
- the rph gene encoding ribonuclease PH, translated to MTRADGRNADELRPVTLTRGWTKNPEGSVLVSFGDTRVLCTASVTEGVPRWRKGSGEGWVTAEYAMLPRSTNTRGDRESVKGRIGGRTQEISRLIGRSLRACLDFRALGENSIVLDCDVLQADGGTRTAAITGAYVALADAIAWMGERRILAASPGKVLHRSVSAISVGVIDGEPRLDLPYEEDVRADVDMNVVCTGTGEFVEVQGTGEHDVFDRALLDRLLDLASAGCAQLAEHQRKALV